Genomic window (Croceicoccus sp. Ery15):
TCGACCGTGATCCATGCCGTCCGCCTGATCGAGGATTTGCGCACGCGCGATGCCGATATGGACGGCGATGTGCGCAGCCTGCTGCGTCAGCTGGAAAGCTGAACCCGCCAGTTGCACGAATGACGGGGGCGGTGCTCGCAATCGGCGGGTGCCGCCCCTATTTCATGTGCCTTATGCCTTTGTCCGCCCATGCCTGAACTTCCCGAAGTCGAAACCACGATCCGCGGCCTTGCCGGTTTTCTGGAAGGCGAGACGATCGCGCGTATTGCGGTCAACCGCCCCGATCTGCGCCGCCCGTTCCCGCCCGAACTGGTGCAGGTGATGACGGGCGCGGTGGTGACGCATCTGTCGCGCCGCGCGAAATACGGGCTGATCCATCTGGATCGGGATCAGACCGCGATCTTCCATCTGGGGATGAGCGGCCGCTGGCGGATCGACCCCGCCGAAATCGGCAAGCACGATCATCTGGTGCTGGAAACGGGGGCCGGACATGTTCTTGCCCTGAACGATGCGCGGCGTTTCGGCTCGGTCGATCTGGTCGCGGGCGATCCGCTGACGGCATTCGCCCCCTTTGCCGCCATGGGCCCCGAACCGCTCGGCCCCGATTTTACCCCCGCCTATCTGAAGGCTGCGCTGGCGGGCAAGGTTCCGGCGATCAAGCTGGCCCTGCTGGACCAGCGGATCGTGGCAGGCCTGGGCAATATCTATGTGTGCGAGGCGCTGCACCGCGCCGGTATCCGCCCCGACAAGCCCGCAGGCCGCGTGTCTCTGCCCAAGCTCAGGCTGCTGGTCCCCGCGATCCGCGATGTGCTGGGCGAATCGATCGCGGCAGGCGGATCGTCGATGCGCGATTATGCGCGGCCCGATGGCGAGCTGGGCTATTTCGCGGCCAGCTGGCGCGTTTACGGGCGCGAGGGGCAGCCATGCCATTGCGGCGGCACGGTCGAGCGATTCGTGCAGGGCGGGCGATCCACGTTCTGGTGCCGCCAATGCCAGCGCTGAATCGCACCGCTTTTCCTTTGCCCCGGGCAGATTAGGCCCTAAACCGCCCGCCATGACGGATATCAGCCCCAAAACCGCCTCTTTCGGCTATGAGGAAATCCCCGAAGACGAAAAAATCGCCCGCGTCGGCGCGGTGTTTTCGGGAGTGGCCAAAAAATACGACATCATGAACGATGCCATGTCGGGCGGCATGCACCGGTTGTGGAAGGACCGTTTCGTGCGCCGCGTCAAACCGCGCGGCGGCGAACGTATTCTCGATATGGCGGGCGGCACCGGCGACATCGCGTTTCGCATGGCCGATTCGGGCGCGGAAATTACCGTGTCCGACATTAATCAGGACATGCTGGACGTCGGCCTCGAACGCGCGGTGAAGCGGGGCCTTAATGATTTCGTCTGGTCGTGCCAGAATGCCGAGGCGCTGTCGTTTCCGGATCGCAGTTTCGATGCCTATACGATCGCCTTCGGCATTCGCAACGTCACCCATATCGACCGCGCTTTGGCCGAGGCGTGTCGCGTGCTGAAACATGGCGGGCGATTCTTTTGCCTTGAATTTTCGACCACCGAATGGCCGGGTTTCAAGGAAATCTACGATCAATATTCGCACAGGCTCGTGCCCCAGATCGGCAAGATGATCGCAGGGGACGAGGACAGCTATCGCTATCTGATCGAATCGATCCGCCGCTTTCCGACCATGCCCGAATTTGAACGCATGATCCGCGAAGCGGGTTTCGTGCAGACGAAGGTAGAGCCGATCATGGGCGGGCTGGTCGCGATCCATTCGGGCTGGAAGATTTAAGAAGCCCGTGACCAAACCCGCCACCCATATCTACCGCCTCCTCAAATGGGGCCGCATCCTTGCGCGGCACGGCGCGTTGCGCATTGTCGAGGATCATCCGCAAACACCCGGCCCCGTCCGCCGCCTGTGCCGGATCGCGCGCTTCGGGACGATCCAGCCCAAACAGCCCCAATATGCCGAGGCGTTTCAGGACATCGGCCCCGCCGCGATCAAGCTGGGCCAGACGCTGGCCACCCGCCCCGATCTGGTGGGCGAGGAAGCCGCGCGCGATTTGCTGACATTGCAGGATTCGCTGCCGCCCGTGCCGTTCGACCGGATCGCCGCCGCGATCGAGGCGAGCTTCGAGCGGCCATGGACCGATCTGTTCGATTCAATCGGGGAAACGCCCGTCGGCGCGGCCAGCATCGCGCAGGTGCATCGCGCCATCACCAAGGACGGCCGCACCGTCGCCGTCAAAGTGCTGCGTCCCGGCATTCGCGAACAGTTCAGCCGCGACATCGACACCTATGAATGGGCAGCCGCCCATCTGGAAGCATTGGGCGGAGAGGCGAAACGCCTGCGCCCGCGCCTGACCATCGCCAATTTCAAGCGCTGGACCAATCGGGAGCTGGATTTGCGGCGCGAGGCGGCAAGTGCGTCGGAACTGGCCGAATCGATGCATGCGGTGGCGGGCTTCGCCGTGCCCGGGATCGACTGGGACCGCACCAATGGCCGCGTGATGACGATCGAATGGATCGACGGCATCAAGATGTCGGACCGCGAAGCCTTGCTGGCTGCGGGTCATGACTTGCAGGATATCGCGCAAAGGCTGGTGCTGGCGTTCCTGCGGCAGGCCATCAGCGGCGGATTTTTCCATGCCGATATGCATCAGGGCAATCTGTTCGTGCAGGCCGACGGCACCATCGTCGCCATCGATTTCGGCATCATGGGCCGCATCGACCGGCGTGCGCGGGCGTGGCTGGCGGAAATCCTCTATGGGCTGACCACGGGCAATTACCGCCGCGTGGCCGAAATCCATTTCGAGGCGCAATATGTGCCCAGCCACCATTCGGTCGACGAATTCGCCACGGCCCTGCGCGCCGTGGGCGAACCGATGCGCGGCAAGCCGGTAAGCGAGCTGAGCGTCGGCCAGATGCTTGACGGGCTGTTCGCGATCACGCGCGATTTCGACATGCAGACGCAGCCGCATCTGTTGCTGCTGCAAAAGACCATGGTGATGGTAGAGGGGATCGCCACCCAGCTGTATCCCGGCATCAACCTGTGGGATGTCGCCGCGCCCTTCGTGCGCGAATGGATCCGCGACGAGCTGGGACCGGAGGCCGCGATTGCCGAACGCATCCGCACCGACACCCAGACATTGCTGCGCATCCCCGACCTTGTCCGCCGGATCGAAGAGCAGTTTCCGGCCAAGGGCGGCGCGCCCGAACCGCCGCCGCTGACCGATGTGGAGCTGATCTGGGAACGCCGCGCGCGCAAGAAGGTGCAGGGCGGCGCATCGCCGATGCCCTATGCGCTGGGTGCTGGCATCGGCGGCGCGGCGGTCTATGCTGCGATGATGATGGGCTGGATCGGATAGGAGCGAACAGGTGGCACCGCGAAAGATCCTGCTGATCGTCGGTGGCGGCATCGCGGCCTATAAGGCATGCGAGCTGGTTCGCCTGATCCGTAAAGGCGGCGCGGAGGTGACCTGCGTGGTCACCGAAGGCGGCCAGCATTTCGTGACTCCGATGACGCTGGCGGCCCTGTCGGAAAAGCCCGTTTACACCACCTTGTGGGACCTGAAGAACGAGGCGGAGATGGGCCATATCCAGCTGAGCCGCGAGGCCGATCTGGTGGTGGTCTGCCCCGCGACGGCCGATCTGATGGCCAAGATGGCGGCGGGGATCGCCGATGACCTTGCCACCACGCTGCTGCTGGCCACCGACAAGCCGGTGATGGCCGTGCCCGCGATGAATGTGCGCATGTGGGACCATCCCGCCACGCGCCGCAATGTCGCGCAATTGCGCGCCGACGGGGTGACGGTTCTGGAGCCCGACGAAGGGCCGATGGCCTGCGGCGAATTCGGCGCGGGCCGCTTGCCCGAGCCGGAAGCGATCTGGCAGGCGATCACCCGTTCCGGGGAAGTCGATCCGCTGATGGGCCAGCCCGACTTCGCGGGCGAAACGCATCGTTCGTTGCATGGTCGCCACGTCCTCGTCACCGCGGGCCCCACGCATGAGCCGATCGACCCCGTCCGCTATATCGCCAACCGGTCGAGCGGGAAGCAGGGCTTTGCCATTGCCGCTGCCGCTGCCGCGGCGGGGGCGCAGGTGACGCTGATCGCGGGGCCGGTGCATCTGGAAACCCCGCCGGGCGTCGACCGCTATGACGTCGAATCGGCGGTCGAAATGCTGGAAGCGGTGGAACAGGCGCTGCCTGCCGATGTGGCGATCATGGTCGCCGCCGTCGCGGACTGGCGCGCGGCCGACCGTTCGGCGCAAAAGATCAAGAAGGACGGTTCGGGTCAGGTCCCGCCGCTGCCGCTGACCGTGAACCCCGATATTCTGGCCAGCGTCGCCGCATCGCCCGCCCGCCCGCATCTGCTGATCGGTTTTGCAGCCGAAACCGACCATGTCGTCAGCCATGCGCAGGCCAAGCGGCTGCGCAAGGGCGCGGACTGGATCGTCGCCAATGACGTATCTGGCCCGCCCGGAAGCAGCGTGATGGGGGGCGACAGCAACACGGTCCATCTTGTCACCGGCGACGGGGTAGAGGACTGGCCCGCCATGCCCAAGGACAAGGTTGCCGCCGCCTTGGTCGAGCGGATTGCCGCGCATTGCAACAAGGACGCCGAATGATGAAGCCGCACGACCCCGTACCCGTTCCCGTGATGCGCCTGCCCGGCAATGACGATCTGCCGCTGCCGTCCTATGCGACCGAGGGTGCGGCGGGGATGGATGTGATTTCCGCCGAGGACTGGATCATCGCGCCCGGAGAGCGTGTGGCCGTCGCCACCGGCCTCGCCGTCGCCATTCCCGAGGGGTTCGAGATCCAGATCCGCCCGCGTTCGGGGCTGGCGCTGAAGCACGGGATTACCGTGCCCAATACGCCGGGCACTATCGATTCGGATTATCGCGGCGAGCTGAAGGTGATCCTGATCAACCACGGTCAGGAACCCTATGAGGTGCAGCGCGGCGACCGGATCGCGCAAGCGGTGCTGAGCCCTGTGGTGCGCGCCAGCTGGCTGAAGGTGGAGCATCTGGACGAGACGAAGCGCGGTGCAGGCGGTTTCGGCTCCACCGGTTTCGGTTCGGCGGAAGTCAGCCCGATCAAGGGCGATCAGGGCTAGATTTTGCCAAAAGGCCCGGCCGCCCCTCAGTAACGTCGGCCCTGCGCCCTTCTCTCTGACGCTGGGGCCCAACGGCCGGGCAAGTCATGCGGGGCGGGTGTGGCCTCATAACAGATGAGTCCGCCCCGAGGGAAACGCTTCGCCCCGACGCATGAGGCCGTCGGGGGCGAATCGCCCTGCTTTTATAGGAAATGCGCGCTTTCCCGACCCTGAACGGCCAGAATGCGGGGAACGGTCAGGATAAACGGGCAGGTTATCCGGCGCGATCAGTCCAGCGAGCGGACTTTCTTCGACCCGTCTTCGGGCGCGATCGAGATGCGCACGGTTTCGCCCGACTGGCCAGGGAAGTCGGTGAACATCGCATCGACCAGATTGGGCACCAGATATTGCAGCCGGTTCGAAGTCGAAACGGCCTCTGCCTTGCCCTCAAACAGGCGTTCGCCCGACACGCGATTGTCGATCTTCATATCGATGCCGCTGGTATAGACGGTATAGCTGCGCACGTCGGGGCCGCCCGCGAAGAACGGATCGTACCAGCCATAGCCCCATGCCGACCGGTAATAGGGCCGGCGGCCATAGAAACCGCCGTACCACGGGCTGAAATAAGGATCGCGATAGAAACCGGCGCCGGTCGTCGTAACCTTCTCGCGGCCTGTATCGACGCCATAATCAAAGCTGACCAGCAGATCCGCCGTTTCGGGCGATGCCTGCGTATAGCCCAGCTGCGTCATTTCCTGCGCGACATAACCCGCATATTGCGAGAATTCGAGGCCGCCCTTCAATGCCGGATCGTCGGCGACGACGGCAAAGCTCATCCCCTGTGGCGCGGGCAATTGCGCCTGAAAGCGCGAGACATCGGCCTTGAACGGCGTGGAGCAGGCGGCGACGCCCGCGACCAGCAGCGGTGCGGCCAGCATTTTGGCCCAAAAGCCGAAACGGGCGGTCTGTCGCGGGGATGTCATCGACTTGCTCTCCAATTGCAGTCCACGGGCGCCGGTCCGCTGCCAATATCGCGCAGGACGCCGCAAATCTTGCACATCCTGTAGCGATTCGCCGGTGAACGAAAGTTGAATATCGACTTTCAAACGCCCGACAAGCGCCGTAGTTTCATGGCATTAGGCATGCATGGCCTAACGCAGCAGCCCCAGCGCTTTATACGCGCCCGCCAGCGTCGGTGCCGCCGCCTCGCGCGCCTTGGCCGCGCCGCGCGCCAGAATGGCGTCGATCTGCTCCACATCGCTCTTCAGCTCGTTGAAGCGGGCGGTCACGGGGCGCAGATGCTCGACCAGCAATTCGCCCAGCGCGGGCTTGAACTTGCCGAAACCCTCGCCGCCGAAATCGGCCAGCACACCCGCCACGCTCTTGTCGGTCAGCGTGGCATAGATGGCGACAAGGTTCAGCGCCTCGGGCCGGCCAGCCAGCCCCGCGGGCTCCGACGGCAGCGGTTCCGGATCGGTCTTGGCCTTCTTCACCTTTTTCATCACAGTGTCGGGATCGTCCGACAGGTTGATCCGGCTCATATCCGAAGGGTCCGACTTGCTCATCTTCGATGTGCCGTCGCGCAGCGACATGATCCGCGCCGCATCGGGCGGGATGATCGGTTCGGGCAGGGTGAACAGCGGTGCTTCTTCGGTGCAGAAGTCGTTGTTGAACTTTTGCGCAATGTCTCGCGCCAGTTCCAGATGCTGTTTCTGGTCCTCGCCCACCGGCACATGGGTCGTCTGGTACAGCAGCACATCGGCAGCCTGCAGCACCGGATAGGTGAACAGCGCGGCGCTCGCCCCCTCGCGGTTCTTGCCCGATTTGTCCTTGAACTGCGTCATGCGGTTCAGCCAGCCCATGCGCGCCGTGCCGTTCAACAGCCATTGCAGCTCTGCATGGGCGGGCACCTGCGCCTGGTTGAACAGCACCGATTTCTTGCTGTCGATCCCGCATGCCGTCAGCGCGGCGGCCATGGTGCGGGTGTTCGCCGTCAGCGCGGCGGGATCGTGCGGCATGGAAATCGCATGCAGATCGGCAAGAAAGAAAAAGCAGTCATGCCCGGCCGCCGCCGCCTCGTCCTGCATGCGCACCCAGTTGCGGATCGCGCCGAGGTAATTGCCGAGGTGAAGATTGCCGGTGGGCTGGATGCCCGAAACGATACGCATGAACACTGCCTTTTTGGGATTATTCCGATAGGTCGACGGGCTTGGCCGGTCGCTTGCGCCGTAGCTGCGCGATAAGGTCCTTGTCGAGTGCGCCGATGATCCACGCCACCGCGAAGAACACGAAAGCGCCCGCGCCGACCAGCGCGGCCAGCGACCAGACCCGTTCGATCACGCTGGCGCCATAGCGGTCCGCCATCAGTGGCACGATCAGCCACAGCACCGCGCCCATGGCGGCTGTGGCCACCAGCTGCCGCGCGATGCGGCCGCCGAGCTTGGCGGTGAAATGGAACCAGCCGCGCATCTGCAACACGGTATACAGTGTCAGCACGTTCAGCGTGGAGGTGATCGCCGTCGCCGCCGCCAGCCCGACGATGCCGTAACGTGGCACGACATAGAAATTGATCGCGATATTCACGGCCAGCGCGCCCGCCGCGATCCACACCGGCGTCTTGGTGTCCGACCGGCTGAAGAATGCAGGCTGGAACACTTTGACAAGTACATAGGACGGCAGACCCGCGACCAGTGCCATCACGATATTGCCCATGATAAGGCCATCGTTCGCCGTCATCTTGCCGCCGACGAAAAACGCCGTGGTGAAGGCAGGGGCGCAGATCGCCAGCGCCACGGCGGCGGGCAGGGTAAGAAGCGTCGCCATCTCGACCGCATTGGTCTGCAGTCGCTGCGCCTCGCGCGTGTCGCCGGTCTGGATATGGCGCGCCAGCATGGGGAGGATCGCCGTGCCCAGCGCAATGCCGACAATGCCCAGCGGCATCTGGTTCAGCCGGTCGGCCAGTTTCAGCAGCGTCAGCGAACCTTGCGGCAGGCTGGTGGCGAAGAACGTGTCGACGAACTGGCTGATCTGGTAAATGCCCGCGCCGAAGGTGGCAGGCAGGATCAGCATGCCCAGCCGCTTCACCTCGGGCGTGAAATGCGGGCGGGTGATTTTCAGCGTTACCCCCGCCTTGCGCACGGCCCAGATCATATAGGCCAGCTGCGCCACCCCCGCGGCAGGGACCGAAATGGCAAGCGCGGTAGCGATATCGGCATCGCTGCCGCCGTGATGCCCGATATAAAACCCCGCACCCAGACCGGTAATCAGCACGATATTGAGCAGCACCGGCACGAAAGCACCCGGCGCAAAGCGCGAGCGTGCGTTCAGCAGGCCCGACAGCATGGCCACCAGGCTGACCAGCGCGAGATAGGGAAAGGTCACGCGGCTGAGCATGACCGACAGCTCGAACTTGCCGGGCACCTCTTGATACTCGCGCGCGAGCAGCCACACGATTCCCGGCATCGCCAGCATGGCCAGCGCCGAAAAGCCCAGCAGCACCCAGACGAACACCGACAGCGTATCGTTCGCGAACCGGTTCGCCGCCGCCTCGCCCTCTTCGGAATGGAGGCGGTGCGAATACATCGGCACGAAGGCGACCGAGAAGGCCCCTTCGGCAAACAGCCGGCGGAAGGTGTTGGGCAGGATGAATGCCAGCTGGAACGCGTCCGCCGCTGCCCCCGCGCCCAGCACGCGGGCAAGCAGCATGTCGCGCGCAAAGCCGAACACGCGGCTCAGCGCGGTGAGCCCTCCGATCGTCCCGACATTGCGGACGAGGCTCATATATTAAGGCTTTTCCGGCTCGCGGTTCAGGCCTGACCGGCGAACGGCTGTTCGCCCGCCTGACGGCGCTGTTCCATCTGTTGCTGGTAAAGACCCGCGAAATCGATGGGGTCGAGCAGCAGCGGCGGATAGCCCGCATCGCGTACGGCATCGGCCACGACGCGGCGCAGGAAGGGGAACAGGATGCGCGGCGCTTCTGCGAACAGGAACGCATGGCCCTGCGCTTCGGGTACGTTGCGAATGCCGATCAGGCCGCAATAGGTCGCCTCGACGATATAGGCCGTGCCCTGCGCCGCCTTGGCCGTGCAGGTCACTTTCAGCGCGACTTCGTGCACTTCGCCGTCGATCTGGTTCGACTGGATGTTGAACTGCACGTCCAGCTGCGGCTGGTCGTTCCACTGATAGCTTTGCGGCGCGTTCGGATTTTCGACCGACAAGTCCTTCACATATTGCGAAATCAGCCCGATGGCGGGCTGGTTGTCGGTGCCGTTGCCTGCGTTGGTGCCAGCGTCCAGATCGGTCAGGATATTGCCTTCGTCGGCCATGATGTCTTTCGTTTTCCGATTGCGGTCGGCGCGCCCCTCGCGCGCCTGTGTCGGTTGCGGCGCGTAGCATCGCGCGGCGGCGCGGGCAACCGGCCTGCGCCGGAGGGCGCAAATTGGCGGCCAGCGCCGGAGGGCGTAAATCGGCGGCCAGCGTCGGAGGGCGCAAATTGGCAACACGCGCCAAGATGCGCAAATGCGCCCGTTTTGCGCCGGATCGGTCCGGTCACCGGTTGTTCACCCTGTTTGTATATTTGTGTTTGTTGCCTATTTAAGGCAGGTTCGCCTTTCATGCCGGCGATGGGGCCGGCCCAATGCTTAATTACGGATGGATCACTCGTGATCGTCGAAATCGTCATTCTCGCCATGATCGCCGCCTTTCTGGGCCTGCGTCTCTATTCCGTCCTCGGCCGCCGTGCCGAGCATGAGGAGGAGATGCTGGGCCGAATGCCGCATACGCCCGAGGCGCAGGCCCCTTCGCCGCGCTCGCAAGCGGCGGACGGCACCGGCGCGGCGGACGACCGGCAGCTTCCCGGACTGGAACGCGCGCTGGCGGGCATTCCGCTGGGCGCGCAGCGCGCGGTGCGCGAGATTGCGAATGCCGACCGCCGCTTCACGCCTGTCGCCTTTATCGAGGGCGCGAAGAGCGCGTACGCCATGATTCTGGAAGCCTTCTGGAAGGGTGACCGCGAGACTTTGAACGAGCTGTGCGACGATGATGTCTATGCCAGCTTCGTCGCCGCGATCGACGCGCGCGAAGCGGCCGGCGAATCGGTTGAAAATCGCCTGATCCGGATCGAGGAGGCGGAAATCGTTGGTGCCGATTTCGATCATCCGATGGCGCGCATCACCGTGCGTTTCGCATCCGACATTGCCGCACTGACCAAGGACAAGGACGGGAATATGATCGCGGGTTCGCTCGACGATGCGATCCAGTCGCGCGATGTCTGGACCTTCAGCCGCAAGGTGACCGCGATGCGTCCCGACTGGCTGCTCGACGAAACCGACGAAGGCTAAGCCCGCAGGGCTGGCGGGGGGACAGACCGTGCCGCGCAAACGGGCTGCGCCTGCTGCCGCTTTATTGCTTCCTGCCATGGCGCTGCTGGCCGCTTGCGCCGGTTCGCCGCCCGAACCCGTTCCCCCGCCCGCGCCCGACAGGGCCGCCGATGCTGCGCTGGACGCTGGCCCAGCGGTCAGCACCATGGCGCTGGAACCCGGCGATGCGGCGGCGGCGCTCGCTTCCTTTGTCGAAAGCTGCCCCAAGCTGCTTGTCCGCACCGATGCCAGCGGGCTGACACGCGCCGAAGACTGGCGCGCAGCCTGTGATGCCGCGCGCGTCTGGCCTGCCGCCACCGCGCGCGATTTCTTTGCAGGCTATTTCGAACCGGTGCGGGTCGCGCAGGGTGAGGGTTTTCTCACCGGCTATTTCGAACCGCAGATAGAGGGCGTGCGCGAAAAGGCGGCAGGCTATGACGTGCCCGTCTATGGCATGCCCGCCGATCTGGTGCGCCAGCCCGGATATACGGGCGAAGGGCGCGCGCCTTTGGGCCGCGTGACCGATGACGGGCGGTTCACATCCTATTACGAACGGTCCGAGATCGTCGCGGGCGCGCTGGATGGACGGGCGCCGGTGATCGGCTGGGCGAAAGACCCGATCGATTTCTTCTTCCTGCAGATTCAGGGCTCCGGCCAGTTGCGCGCACCCGATGGCAGCGTGATGCGCATCGGCTATGCCGGGCAGAACGGGCGCGAATATGTCGCCATCGGACGCGTGCTGCGCGAACGCGGCGTGTTCCAGCCGGGCGAGGCGACGATGCAGGGCATTGTCGACTGGTTGCGCGCCCATCCGGACGAAGCCGAAGAGGTGATGAGCACCAATAAAAGCTGGGTGTTCTTCCGCGAGCTGACCGGCGATGGCCCGCTGGGCGCGCTGGATGTGCCGGTTCGCCCCCATGCCAGCGTCGCCGCCGATCCGCGCTTCGTGCCGCTGGGCGCGCCGGTCGTGATCGATGCCGACCATGATGGCGATCGGTTTGGGGCGGACGGCATCTGGATCGCGCAGGATACGGGCGGCGCGATCAAGGGCGCAAACCGGCTGGACACGTTCTGGGGCGCGGGAGAGCGCGCGAAAGAGATCGCGGGCGGCATGTCGAGCGAGGCCGAAGTCACTTTGCTGCTGCCGCGCGGCACGCTGGCGCGGTTGGGTGCCGCGAGGCGATGAGGCGCCGCCAGCGCGAATTGGATGCAGAAGAGCGACGGGCATGGGCGCATCTGGCCGCTACCGTCACCCCCATGCCCGGCCGCAAACGGCCCGAAACGCCGAAGAAAGCGCCAGAGGAACCGCTGCCGCCGCCCAAACAGGCGCCCAAATCCGCATCGCGTTCGAAATCGCCCCGCCCGCAGCGCGCGGTGCCCCCGCCTCCTCCCCCACCGCGCGTTCCGGACGAAAGCGGTGGCGGGCTGGATCGCGGCTGGGACCGCAAGCTGGGGCGCGGCACGATCGACCCCGATTTCACCATGGACCTGCACGGGCTGGGGCTGGACGCGGCCTATCGCAGGCTGGAAGCGGGGATGACGCAGGCCATCGCGCAACAGGCCCGCGTGCTGCTGGTGGTGGCAGGCAAACCCCGTCCCGTCGATGCGGCGGACAGGGGCAGCAAGCGCGGCGCGATCCGCGCAAAACTGCTCGACTGGCTGGCGGCCGGTCGTCATGCCGGACAGATCGCCGCCATACGCAAGGCGCATCCCCGCCACGGCGGCGCGGGCGCGATCTATATCATTCTGAAACGCCAGCGATAACGGGCGGTCAGTCCATCCCCATGCTCCACGCATGGCCGAACTGGATGTAAAAGATCGCGCCATCCGGCCCGAACGCTACGTCCATCCCCGCATCCACGCCCAACTTGCGCGCAATGCGATAGCGGAAGCCCCCGCCGCCCGCGAATACCGCGCCCGAATCTTCGAAGAACTTCGACGATCCGGCATAGGCCGTGCCATAGCCCGCAAATCCGACGACCGACCAGCGCGGGAACAACTTGCGCGTCACCTCGACTTCCGAACTCCATGCCGTGCTGCCCTGATAGCGGCCCGCCTGCACCCCGCGCAGATCGACCGAAGGCGCGAAAAACGACGGGAAATCGCCGCGCGCGGCATCCAATTCGGTTTTGGCGCCCAATGTCCATTTTTCGGCGAGCGGATAGAATGCATAGACATCCGCGTCATAGATTTCGAAATTTCGGTCGCTGCCGAAACTGTCCGAATTGAACTTGCCCTCGACAAAGGCGTTGAACCCGCTGCGC
Coding sequences:
- a CDS encoding DUF4136 domain-containing protein; amino-acid sequence: MTSPRQTARFGFWAKMLAAPLLVAGVAACSTPFKADVSRFQAQLPAPQGMSFAVVADDPALKGGLEFSQYAGYVAQEMTQLGYTQASPETADLLVSFDYGVDTGREKVTTTGAGFYRDPYFSPWYGGFYGRRPYYRSAWGYGWYDPFFAGGPDVRSYTVYTSGIDMKIDNRVSGERLFEGKAEAVSTSNRLQYLVPNLVDAMFTDFPGQSGETVRISIAPEDGSKKVRSLD
- the ubiB gene encoding 2-polyprenylphenol 6-hydroxylase; this encodes MTKPATHIYRLLKWGRILARHGALRIVEDHPQTPGPVRRLCRIARFGTIQPKQPQYAEAFQDIGPAAIKLGQTLATRPDLVGEEAARDLLTLQDSLPPVPFDRIAAAIEASFERPWTDLFDSIGETPVGAASIAQVHRAITKDGRTVAVKVLRPGIREQFSRDIDTYEWAAAHLEALGGEAKRLRPRLTIANFKRWTNRELDLRREAASASELAESMHAVAGFAVPGIDWDRTNGRVMTIEWIDGIKMSDREALLAAGHDLQDIAQRLVLAFLRQAISGGFFHADMHQGNLFVQADGTIVAIDFGIMGRIDRRARAWLAEILYGLTTGNYRRVAEIHFEAQYVPSHHSVDEFATALRAVGEPMRGKPVSELSVGQMLDGLFAITRDFDMQTQPHLLLLQKTMVMVEGIATQLYPGINLWDVAAPFVREWIRDELGPEAAIAERIRTDTQTLLRIPDLVRRIEEQFPAKGGAPEPPPLTDVELIWERRARKKVQGGASPMPYALGAGIGGAAVYAAMMMGWIG
- the trpS gene encoding tryptophan--tRNA ligase, whose product is MRIVSGIQPTGNLHLGNYLGAIRNWVRMQDEAAAAGHDCFFFLADLHAISMPHDPAALTANTRTMAAALTACGIDSKKSVLFNQAQVPAHAELQWLLNGTARMGWLNRMTQFKDKSGKNREGASAALFTYPVLQAADVLLYQTTHVPVGEDQKQHLELARDIAQKFNNDFCTEEAPLFTLPEPIIPPDAARIMSLRDGTSKMSKSDPSDMSRINLSDDPDTVMKKVKKAKTDPEPLPSEPAGLAGRPEALNLVAIYATLTDKSVAGVLADFGGEGFGKFKPALGELLVEHLRPVTARFNELKSDVEQIDAILARGAAKAREAAAPTLAGAYKALGLLR
- a CDS encoding class I SAM-dependent methyltransferase translates to MTDISPKTASFGYEEIPEDEKIARVGAVFSGVAKKYDIMNDAMSGGMHRLWKDRFVRRVKPRGGERILDMAGGTGDIAFRMADSGAEITVSDINQDMLDVGLERAVKRGLNDFVWSCQNAEALSFPDRSFDAYTIAFGIRNVTHIDRALAEACRVLKHGGRFFCLEFSTTEWPGFKEIYDQYSHRLVPQIGKMIAGDEDSYRYLIESIRRFPTMPEFERMIREAGFVQTKVEPIMGGLVAIHSGWKI
- the mutM gene encoding bifunctional DNA-formamidopyrimidine glycosylase/DNA-(apurinic or apyrimidinic site) lyase → MPELPEVETTIRGLAGFLEGETIARIAVNRPDLRRPFPPELVQVMTGAVVTHLSRRAKYGLIHLDRDQTAIFHLGMSGRWRIDPAEIGKHDHLVLETGAGHVLALNDARRFGSVDLVAGDPLTAFAPFAAMGPEPLGPDFTPAYLKAALAGKVPAIKLALLDQRIVAGLGNIYVCEALHRAGIRPDKPAGRVSLPKLRLLVPAIRDVLGESIAAGGSSMRDYARPDGELGYFAASWRVYGREGQPCHCGGTVERFVQGGRSTFWCRQCQR
- the dut gene encoding dUTP diphosphatase, which produces MMKPHDPVPVPVMRLPGNDDLPLPSYATEGAAGMDVISAEDWIIAPGERVAVATGLAVAIPEGFEIQIRPRSGLALKHGITVPNTPGTIDSDYRGELKVILINHGQEPYEVQRGDRIAQAVLSPVVRASWLKVEHLDETKRGAGGFGSTGFGSAEVSPIKGDQG
- the murJ gene encoding murein biosynthesis integral membrane protein MurJ, producing the protein MSLVRNVGTIGGLTALSRVFGFARDMLLARVLGAGAAADAFQLAFILPNTFRRLFAEGAFSVAFVPMYSHRLHSEEGEAAANRFANDTLSVFVWVLLGFSALAMLAMPGIVWLLAREYQEVPGKFELSVMLSRVTFPYLALVSLVAMLSGLLNARSRFAPGAFVPVLLNIVLITGLGAGFYIGHHGGSDADIATALAISVPAAGVAQLAYMIWAVRKAGVTLKITRPHFTPEVKRLGMLILPATFGAGIYQISQFVDTFFATSLPQGSLTLLKLADRLNQMPLGIVGIALGTAILPMLARHIQTGDTREAQRLQTNAVEMATLLTLPAAVALAICAPAFTTAFFVGGKMTANDGLIMGNIVMALVAGLPSYVLVKVFQPAFFSRSDTKTPVWIAAGALAVNIAINFYVVPRYGIVGLAAATAITSTLNVLTLYTVLQMRGWFHFTAKLGGRIARQLVATAAMGAVLWLIVPLMADRYGASVIERVWSLAALVGAGAFVFFAVAWIIGALDKDLIAQLRRKRPAKPVDLSE
- the coaBC gene encoding bifunctional phosphopantothenoylcysteine decarboxylase/phosphopantothenate--cysteine ligase CoaBC, producing the protein MAPRKILLIVGGGIAAYKACELVRLIRKGGAEVTCVVTEGGQHFVTPMTLAALSEKPVYTTLWDLKNEAEMGHIQLSREADLVVVCPATADLMAKMAAGIADDLATTLLLATDKPVMAVPAMNVRMWDHPATRRNVAQLRADGVTVLEPDEGPMACGEFGAGRLPEPEAIWQAITRSGEVDPLMGQPDFAGETHRSLHGRHVLVTAGPTHEPIDPVRYIANRSSGKQGFAIAAAAAAAGAQVTLIAGPVHLETPPGVDRYDVESAVEMLEAVEQALPADVAIMVAAVADWRAADRSAQKIKKDGSGQVPPLPLTVNPDILASVAASPARPHLLIGFAAETDHVVSHAQAKRLRKGADWIVANDVSGPPGSSVMGGDSNTVHLVTGDGVEDWPAMPKDKVAAALVERIAAHCNKDAE